A genomic window from Pseudocitrobacter corydidari includes:
- a CDS encoding helix-turn-helix domain-containing protein: MAGAARPRAICREFGMAKRTLQRRFSKYTGVSPQQYLARVRLLQSRYLLRFTTDSVSDIAVRCGFGDVSYFSRAFRRQFGISPNQCR; the protein is encoded by the coding sequence GTGGCGGGAGCCGCGAGACCTCGAGCCATATGCCGGGAATTTGGCATGGCAAAGCGGACGTTGCAGCGTAGGTTCAGTAAATACACGGGCGTCTCGCCGCAGCAATATCTCGCCCGTGTCCGTTTATTGCAGTCTCGTTATCTGCTACGTTTTACCACCGATTCGGTGAGCGATATTGCCGTTCGCTGTGGCTTTGGCGACGTTAGCTACTTTTCTCGCGCTTTTCGTCGCCAGTTTGGTATATCACCGAATCAGTGCCGTTAA
- a CDS encoding aryl-sulfate sulfotransferase — protein MNKQIQTNVIVNPYQQNLLSAHVVITADNAMKYRYTVAGRTIDCAFIYENNEYILNPTIPVIGLYANQENNITIECLFDDGSAQTVDVIADTTGQDYGVTPLTVDFIINDEKIARDTLYQGWMVTCYYTAYDKNGDLRMAFSNVWDNNNLKSDGTSVYPGFNVFNTSGETYAQTLQQMNLLGETRQSYQAPNACGFHHDITFGPDGNMYCLITLLENPTTEQRQQASIFKFNVTTGDVLWSRDYSAFFDNQDVCIDAQPNDIHFNSLEYSSQANQLILNNRSTSTIYGINIESGDIEWTIDNPAYSLVAESVNLQPLNPENFIYPNGEHSVFPTTNPKYAEYIADNRLALTLFNNKAALFDDGSENDKKMEDPIPNEYYEAPFDSQCMVYGIDLTEKTVELLDTFDIPGQRSNITSEIHEAGDYYSIMYGVDSNFFIIDTDNNIGVECYGVYPALTYRGRLFSYDELRNLI, from the coding sequence ATGAACAAACAAATTCAAACCAATGTTATTGTTAATCCTTACCAGCAAAACCTACTCTCTGCTCATGTAGTGATCACTGCAGATAACGCCATGAAATATCGATATACTGTCGCGGGGAGAACCATTGACTGCGCATTTATCTATGAAAACAATGAATATATTTTAAACCCCACCATACCTGTCATTGGTTTATATGCCAATCAAGAAAATAACATCACTATTGAATGTCTGTTCGATGATGGTTCGGCTCAGACAGTCGATGTCATTGCAGATACAACGGGGCAAGATTACGGAGTAACACCTTTAACGGTAGATTTCATTATCAACGACGAGAAAATTGCCCGAGACACTCTTTATCAGGGGTGGATGGTAACCTGTTATTATACCGCTTATGATAAAAATGGTGATTTACGCATGGCGTTTTCTAATGTTTGGGATAACAATAATTTGAAAAGTGATGGTACCTCTGTCTATCCTGGCTTCAATGTTTTCAACACCAGTGGCGAAACATACGCTCAAACCCTACAACAGATGAATTTACTGGGTGAAACACGTCAAAGCTATCAGGCCCCTAACGCTTGTGGTTTTCATCATGATATTACATTTGGGCCAGACGGTAATATGTACTGTCTGATAACGCTTTTGGAAAACCCAACCACCGAACAACGGCAACAAGCATCCATCTTTAAATTTAATGTTACCACTGGAGACGTATTGTGGTCACGAGATTACTCAGCATTCTTTGATAATCAGGATGTCTGTATTGATGCACAACCCAATGATATCCATTTCAACTCACTAGAATACAGTAGCCAAGCCAATCAACTTATTTTAAATAACCGTTCTACAAGTACTATTTACGGTATTAATATCGAAAGCGGTGATATCGAATGGACGATTGATAACCCGGCATATTCCCTGGTTGCTGAATCAGTCAATTTACAACCATTAAATCCAGAAAACTTCATTTATCCTAATGGGGAGCATTCCGTTTTTCCAACAACTAATCCTAAGTATGCAGAATATATCGCGGATAACAGGCTGGCACTCACGCTCTTTAACAACAAGGCAGCTCTTTTCGACGATGGTAGTGAAAACGATAAAAAGATGGAGGATCCTATCCCTAATGAATACTATGAAGCGCCTTTTGACTCACAGTGCATGGTATACGGTATCGACCTAACAGAGAAAACCGTTGAATTATTAGATACTTTTGATATTCCAGGTCAACGAAGCAACATCACTTCAGAAATTCATGAGGCTGGTGACTATTACAGCATCATGTATGGTGTTGACAGTAATTTCTTTATTATTGATACCGATAATAATATTGGCGTTGAATGCTATGGTGTCTATCCTGCGCTAACCTATCGAGGCCGGCTATTCTCTTACGATGAACTTCGTAATCTTATTTAA
- a CDS encoding sulfatase, producing the protein MKAIMVMYDSLNRHCLSPYNSSWTQTPNFSRLAKNSMVFDKSYVGSLPCMPARRELHTGRYNFLHRSWGPLEPFDDSCFEIMKNNGVHSHLISDHYHYWEDGGCTYHNRYASWEIVRGQEGDHWEPDIKKREFPAHLGQMMSQDQANREKILKHDKFPIEKTFDLGLEFIEKFHTEDNWFLQIETFDPHEPFFHRRLKEKKSGPDFDWPNYAQVSAEERPWVDNLREEYSGLLDMCDVGIGRVLDMMDKYNLWEDTLLIINTDHGYLLGEHDWWAKANDANFYEEVSHTPLFIYDPRSKKTGRCNQLVQTIDLAPTLLDFFKLEIPKDMQGKPLKETIANDQPVRDIALFGVYGAQVSCTDGTWVYTHAPTKANRPLNHYTLLPTHMRHPFTPEELQKTELVESFSFTKGCRLMKIADIGLGMVPLEHNWQSVLFNVTDDPRQAIPQHNPEVVSRLKKEIARLMIENDAPEEQFERLALEKPSQS; encoded by the coding sequence ATGAAAGCCATAATGGTTATGTATGATTCACTAAATAGACATTGTCTTAGCCCATATAATTCAAGCTGGACGCAAACGCCGAATTTTAGCCGGCTAGCAAAAAACAGTATGGTTTTTGATAAGAGTTATGTGGGCAGTCTTCCCTGCATGCCTGCCCGTCGTGAATTACATACTGGACGCTATAATTTTCTCCATAGAAGCTGGGGGCCGCTTGAACCTTTTGATGACTCTTGCTTTGAAATTATGAAAAATAATGGCGTACACAGCCATTTAATTAGCGATCATTACCATTACTGGGAGGACGGTGGTTGTACCTACCATAACCGCTACGCCTCATGGGAAATCGTTCGCGGGCAAGAAGGTGACCATTGGGAACCAGACATTAAAAAAAGAGAATTTCCTGCTCATCTCGGCCAAATGATGTCTCAGGATCAGGCCAACAGAGAAAAAATATTAAAGCATGATAAATTTCCAATCGAGAAAACATTTGATCTTGGCCTCGAATTTATAGAGAAATTTCATACGGAGGATAACTGGTTCTTACAAATCGAAACGTTTGATCCCCATGAGCCTTTTTTTCACCGTCGCCTGAAAGAGAAAAAATCGGGTCCTGATTTTGATTGGCCAAATTACGCCCAGGTTTCTGCTGAAGAACGTCCGTGGGTAGATAATCTCCGCGAAGAGTACAGTGGCTTACTGGATATGTGCGATGTGGGGATTGGCCGTGTACTCGATATGATGGATAAGTATAACCTGTGGGAAGATACTCTGTTGATCATTAATACCGATCACGGTTATTTACTTGGCGAACATGATTGGTGGGCTAAAGCAAACGACGCAAACTTCTATGAGGAAGTTTCCCACACTCCTTTATTTATTTATGACCCACGAAGCAAAAAAACTGGTAGGTGTAATCAATTAGTCCAGACTATAGATTTAGCCCCTACCTTACTGGACTTTTTCAAGTTGGAAATTCCTAAGGACATGCAAGGCAAGCCCTTAAAAGAAACAATCGCCAACGATCAACCCGTCCGCGATATCGCACTTTTTGGCGTTTATGGTGCTCAGGTGAGTTGTACAGACGGTACCTGGGTTTATACACATGCCCCAACAAAAGCAAATCGACCACTCAATCACTATACATTGCTGCCAACTCACATGCGTCACCCCTTTACACCAGAGGAACTCCAAAAAACAGAACTGGTGGAATCTTTCAGCTTTACTAAAGGTTGCCGACTCATGAAGATTGCCGATATCGGTCTTGGCATGGTTCCGCTTGAGCACAACTGGCAAAGCGTTTTGTTCAATGTCACCGACGATCCACGCCAGGCAATACCTCAGCACAATCCGGAAGTTGTCTCACGGTTGAAAAAAGAAATAGCCCGACTGATGATCGAAAATGATGCTCCGGAAGAGCAATTCGAACGACTGGCGCTCGAAAAACCGTCCCAGAGCTAG
- a CDS encoding anaerobic sulfatase maturase — protein sequence MTGCQVMVKPASSRCNLRCRYCFYIEKPQQRVMEDETLDAFIRQHIDAQPGDEVLFAWQGGEPTLCGLDYFKRVAALQQRYANGKRITNAFQTNGILLNDEWCRFFREQNWLVGISIDGPAPLHDAFRVSNSGKPTHHRVVDAINLLVAHRVEFNLLVVVNSLNSQHPQALYRYLRALGTPFIQFIPLVEQDENGNLSIESVTGQRWGEFLTRVFSVWVREDIGRVYVQLFDSTLGIWCGYPSQMCAQSERCGHAFALESNGDIYQCDHYVYPAYRLGNIHQQPLKTLNALPEAIAFGDNKQQSLSPSCRQCPVLRLCQGDCPKHRLQQGKSTLCDGYRQFFTYTEPHMKTMRDLLKHHRSPVELMVMLQQS from the coding sequence ATGACAGGCTGCCAGGTCATGGTCAAACCGGCCAGTTCTCGCTGTAATCTGCGTTGCAGATACTGCTTCTATATTGAAAAACCGCAACAGCGGGTAATGGAAGACGAAACGCTTGATGCGTTTATTCGTCAACATATCGACGCGCAGCCGGGCGATGAGGTGCTGTTTGCCTGGCAGGGTGGCGAGCCTACGCTCTGCGGGCTTGATTATTTTAAACGTGTTGCCGCGCTTCAGCAGCGCTACGCAAATGGCAAACGAATTACTAATGCCTTCCAGACAAACGGGATCCTCCTCAACGACGAGTGGTGCCGCTTTTTCCGTGAGCAGAACTGGTTAGTTGGGATCTCCATCGATGGCCCTGCGCCTCTACATGATGCTTTTCGCGTCAGTAATAGCGGGAAACCCACTCATCATAGGGTTGTCGACGCGATTAACCTTTTGGTCGCACACCGCGTTGAGTTCAATCTTTTAGTGGTGGTAAATAGTCTTAATAGCCAGCATCCTCAGGCGCTTTATCGTTACTTACGTGCGCTCGGTACACCATTTATTCAGTTTATTCCGCTGGTCGAGCAGGATGAAAATGGCAATTTGAGCATTGAATCGGTTACAGGCCAGCGCTGGGGAGAGTTCCTCACCCGAGTTTTTTCAGTGTGGGTACGAGAAGATATTGGCCGCGTTTATGTGCAACTCTTTGATTCCACGTTAGGGATATGGTGTGGATACCCTTCACAAATGTGTGCTCAGAGCGAGCGTTGTGGTCACGCTTTTGCACTGGAGTCGAACGGTGATATTTACCAATGCGATCATTATGTTTATCCGGCGTATCGGTTGGGAAATATTCATCAGCAACCGCTGAAGACGCTCAATGCACTTCCGGAGGCCATTGCATTTGGTGATAACAAGCAACAATCGCTTTCACCTTCGTGCCGCCAGTGTCCAGTGTTGCGTCTTTGTCAGGGCGACTGTCCTAAACATCGTCTACAGCAAGGGAAAAGTACGCTATGTGACGGTTATCGCCAATTCTTCACCTATACCGAGCCACATATGAAAACCATGCGTGATTTGCTGAAGCATCACCGCTCCCCCGTTGAGCTAATGGTGATGCTACAGCAGAGTTGA
- a CDS encoding DUF202 domain-containing protein, with protein MPASRKARRESDPGLQPERTSLAWFRTLLGYAALMMLAIKHNWHQAGSLFWISLGVLAIAALVLWRYTRNRIIMDVAQNDFAQPRVVRDKFFIALAVLSLALLFAVTHLRQVGLLIKDYL; from the coding sequence ATGCCGGCTAGTCGCAAAGCTCGTCGGGAAAGTGACCCCGGCCTGCAGCCTGAACGTACCTCGCTTGCCTGGTTTCGCACCCTTTTAGGTTACGCGGCGCTAATGATGCTGGCGATTAAACACAACTGGCATCAGGCAGGAAGTTTGTTCTGGATCTCACTTGGCGTACTGGCCATAGCGGCATTAGTGCTTTGGCGATATACTCGAAATCGCATCATTATGGACGTTGCACAAAATGATTTTGCGCAACCTCGCGTGGTGCGCGATAAGTTTTTTATCGCGCTCGCGGTTCTATCACTGGCGTTGTTGTTTGCGGTAACGCATCTGCGTCAGGTAGGGTTATTGATAAAGGACTATCTATGA
- a CDS encoding YidH family protein, which produces MKISRLGEAPDYRFSLANERTFLAWIRTALGFLAAGVGLDQLAPDFATPIIRELLALLLCLFAGGLAIYGYLRWLRNEKAMRLKEDLHYTRSLLIISVILMVVAAIVMGLVLYAG; this is translated from the coding sequence ATGAAAATTTCCCGCCTCGGAGAAGCGCCAGACTATCGCTTCTCACTGGCAAATGAGCGCACTTTTCTGGCGTGGATCCGAACGGCGTTAGGCTTTCTGGCTGCTGGCGTCGGTCTTGATCAACTGGCGCCCGATTTCGCTACGCCGATCATCCGTGAGCTATTGGCACTTCTGCTGTGTCTTTTTGCTGGCGGGCTGGCGATTTACGGTTATTTGCGCTGGTTACGCAATGAGAAAGCGATGCGACTCAAGGAAGATTTACACTATACCCGCAGTCTATTGATTATCAGCGTGATTTTAATGGTTGTCGCAGCCATCGTGATGGGTCTGGTTCTCTATGCCGGCTAG
- a CDS encoding glycoside-pentoside-hexuronide (GPH):cation symporter, whose protein sequence is MSSQILSLKEKIGYGLGDAASHIVFDNVMLYLMFFYTDIAGLPAAFVGSMFLITRILDAISDPCMGLLADRTRTRWGKFRPWILWAAIPFGISCYFTYTVPELSLTGKMIYATVTYIALTLLYTIVNIPYCALGAVITSDPQQRISMQSWRFVLATAGGMLSTALMMKMVEWIGGEDKAFGFQASIAILAVLATIMFYICFFTTKERVIAPQNSSGFKGMLTDLKDIWQNDQWRVVGFLTVFTIIGTSVRGGVMMYYVTWIMESPKLFSIFLTTYCVGNILGSAIAKPLSSHFCKVKVFISCNLILTVLSFAMFFVPMDTVTIMFCLMFIIGVLHQVMTPIKWVMMADTVDYGEASNGKRLTGISFAGTLFVLKMGLAVGGAIIGWMLAAGGYQAGATAQSSSTITTITLLFTVAPGICYFLCAAIAKMFYKLDSHEMERINAKLSRVMR, encoded by the coding sequence ATGAGTAGCCAGATTCTCTCTTTGAAAGAAAAAATTGGATATGGTTTGGGGGATGCAGCCAGCCATATTGTTTTTGACAATGTCATGCTCTATCTCATGTTTTTTTATACCGACATTGCGGGATTACCCGCTGCATTTGTAGGTAGCATGTTTCTGATTACCCGAATTCTTGATGCGATATCCGATCCGTGTATGGGGCTTTTGGCTGACCGCACCCGTACTCGCTGGGGAAAATTCAGACCATGGATTTTGTGGGCCGCGATCCCCTTCGGCATTAGTTGTTACTTTACATACACTGTTCCAGAACTCTCTCTCACCGGGAAAATGATATATGCAACGGTGACTTACATCGCGCTTACTTTGCTCTATACCATTGTTAATATTCCCTATTGTGCGCTGGGAGCCGTTATTACCAGCGATCCACAACAACGCATTTCTATGCAATCCTGGCGTTTCGTTCTGGCGACCGCCGGGGGCATGCTTTCAACAGCGCTGATGATGAAGATGGTGGAATGGATTGGCGGTGAAGATAAGGCTTTTGGTTTCCAGGCAAGCATTGCAATTCTGGCTGTACTGGCCACGATCATGTTTTATATCTGTTTCTTTACGACAAAAGAACGTGTAATAGCGCCACAAAATAGTTCCGGATTCAAAGGAATGCTCACCGATCTGAAAGACATCTGGCAAAACGATCAGTGGCGTGTCGTTGGTTTTTTAACGGTCTTTACGATTATCGGAACCTCTGTTCGCGGCGGGGTGATGATGTATTACGTTACCTGGATTATGGAGTCACCGAAACTTTTTTCCATTTTTCTAACGACTTACTGTGTGGGTAATATTTTGGGTAGCGCGATAGCGAAACCACTAAGTAGCCATTTCTGTAAAGTTAAAGTGTTTATTAGCTGCAATTTGATACTCACCGTGTTGAGTTTTGCAATGTTCTTCGTTCCTATGGATACCGTAACGATTATGTTCTGCCTGATGTTTATCATTGGAGTATTACATCAGGTGATGACGCCGATTAAATGGGTAATGATGGCTGATACGGTCGACTATGGTGAGGCAAGCAACGGTAAGCGTTTAACGGGAATCAGTTTCGCAGGTACATTGTTTGTCCTAAAAATGGGATTAGCGGTTGGGGGAGCAATTATCGGTTGGATGCTCGCCGCGGGTGGGTATCAGGCTGGAGCGACTGCGCAGTCAAGCTCCACCATTACCACAATCACGCTTTTGTTCACCGTGGCACCAGGCATTTGCTATTTTCTTTGTGCAGCGATCGCGAAGATGTTCTATAAGCTGGACTCGCATGAAATGGAGCGTATAAATGCGAAGTTAAGCCGTGTGATGCGATAA
- a CDS encoding 6-phospho-alpha-glucosidase, whose protein sequence is MKKFSVVIAGGGSTFTPGIVLMLLANQDRFPLRSLKFYDNDGARQEVIAEACKIVLKEQAPDIEFSYTTDPEAAFTDVDFVMAHIRVGKYPMREKDEKIPLRHGVLGQETCGPGGIAYGMRSIGGVLELVDYMEKYSPNAWMLNYSNPAAIVAEATRRLRPNAKILNICDMPIGIEGRMAQIVGLQDRKQMRVRYYGLNHFGWWTSIEDLQGNDLMPKLREYVAKHGYVPPSKDPHTEASWNDTFAKAKDVQALDPQTLPNTYLKYYLFPDYVVAHSNPERTRANEVMDHREKHVFSACRAIIEAGNSSAGELEIDEHASYIVDLAAAIAFNTQERMLLIVPNNGAIPNFDADAMVEIPCLVGHNGPEPLTVGEIPHFQKGMMGQQVMVEKLVVDAWEERSYQKLWQAITLSKTVPSASVAKAILDDLVEANKDYWPELN, encoded by the coding sequence ATGAAAAAATTCTCAGTTGTTATCGCAGGCGGCGGCAGCACATTTACTCCCGGTATCGTCCTGATGTTGCTGGCAAACCAGGATCGTTTCCCTCTGCGTTCACTGAAATTTTATGACAACGACGGAGCGCGTCAGGAAGTGATCGCCGAGGCCTGTAAAATCGTTCTCAAAGAGCAGGCGCCGGATATCGAATTCAGCTACACCACCGACCCAGAAGCGGCCTTTACCGATGTCGATTTTGTGATGGCGCACATCCGCGTTGGTAAATATCCGATGCGTGAAAAAGATGAAAAAATTCCGCTGCGCCACGGCGTACTGGGCCAGGAAACCTGCGGGCCAGGCGGGATTGCCTACGGCATGCGCTCCATTGGCGGTGTGCTGGAGCTGGTGGATTATATGGAAAAATACTCACCAAACGCCTGGATGCTGAACTATTCCAACCCGGCGGCGATTGTGGCGGAAGCGACCCGCCGTCTGCGCCCGAATGCGAAAATCCTCAACATCTGCGATATGCCGATCGGCATTGAAGGACGTATGGCGCAAATTGTGGGCCTGCAAGACCGCAAACAGATGCGCGTGCGCTACTACGGCCTGAACCACTTCGGCTGGTGGACTTCCATTGAAGATCTGCAAGGTAACGATCTGATGCCGAAGTTACGCGAATATGTGGCAAAACACGGCTATGTTCCGCCTTCTAAGGACCCACATACGGAAGCCAGCTGGAACGATACCTTTGCCAAGGCGAAAGATGTGCAGGCCCTCGATCCGCAAACCCTACCCAACACGTACCTGAAATATTACCTGTTCCCGGACTACGTGGTGGCGCACTCCAACCCGGAACGCACGCGCGCTAATGAGGTGATGGATCACCGCGAAAAACACGTCTTCAGCGCCTGCCGGGCGATTATTGAAGCGGGGAACTCATCCGCAGGGGAGTTGGAAATCGATGAACATGCGTCTTACATCGTCGATCTGGCGGCGGCGATTGCCTTCAATACCCAGGAGCGCATGCTGTTGATTGTGCCGAACAATGGCGCCATTCCTAACTTTGATGCCGATGCGATGGTTGAGATTCCGTGCCTGGTGGGCCACAACGGGCCAGAGCCGCTGACGGTTGGTGAAATCCCGCACTTCCAGAAAGGGATGATGGGCCAGCAGGTAATGGTCGAAAAACTGGTGGTAGATGCGTGGGAAGAGCGTTCATACCAGAAACTGTGGCAGGCGATCACGCTGTCGAAAACGGTGCCGAGCGCATCGGTGGCGAAGGCGATTCTTGATGATTTGGTTGAGGCGAATAAGGATTATTGGCCGGAATTGAATTGA
- a CDS encoding alpha-glucoside-specific PTS transporter subunit IIBC: MLSQIQRFGGAMFTPVLLFPFAGIVVGIAIMLRNPMFVGEALTAPDNLFAQIVHIIEEGGWTVFRNMPLIFAVGLPIGLAKQAQGRACLAVLVSFLTWNYFINAMGMTWGHFFGVDFSVDPTAGSGLTMIAGIKTLDTSIIGAIVISGIVTALHNRYFDKPLPVFLGIFQGTSFVVIVAFLAMIPCAWLTLLGWPKVQLGIESLQAFLRSAGALGVWVYIFLERILIPTGLHHFVYGPFIFGPAVVESGIQVYWAQHLQEFSQSTEPLKALFPEGGFALHGNSKVFGSVGIALALYFTAAPENRVKVAGLLIPATLTAMLVGITEPLEFTFLFISPLLFAVHAVLAATMATVMYMCGVVGNFGGGLLDQFLPQNWIPMFHNHASMMFIQIGVGVCFTALYFVIFRTLILRFNLKTPGREESEIKLYSKADYQAARGKTSAAGAPDTKLGQAAGFLQALGGAANIESINNCATRLRIALKDMAHTQSDEVFKALGAHGVVRRGNGIQVIVGLHVPQVRDQLETLMKESFPTEQTTMTEAVS; encoded by the coding sequence ATGCTCAGTCAAATACAACGCTTTGGCGGCGCCATGTTTACCCCGGTATTGTTGTTTCCTTTTGCCGGGATCGTGGTGGGTATCGCCATTATGTTGCGTAACCCGATGTTTGTCGGCGAAGCGCTTACGGCTCCCGATAATTTATTTGCTCAGATTGTTCATATTATTGAAGAAGGCGGCTGGACCGTATTTCGCAATATGCCGCTTATTTTCGCCGTTGGCTTACCGATTGGCCTGGCGAAACAGGCGCAGGGCCGAGCCTGTCTGGCGGTGCTGGTGAGTTTCCTCACCTGGAACTACTTTATTAACGCGATGGGAATGACCTGGGGCCACTTTTTTGGCGTCGATTTTTCCGTCGATCCTACTGCCGGTAGTGGCCTGACGATGATCGCCGGAATAAAAACGCTCGACACCAGTATTATTGGCGCGATCGTTATTTCCGGTATCGTTACTGCGCTGCATAACCGTTATTTTGATAAACCCCTGCCGGTATTTCTCGGTATTTTCCAGGGAACATCGTTTGTAGTGATTGTCGCTTTCCTGGCGATGATCCCCTGCGCCTGGTTAACCCTGCTTGGCTGGCCCAAAGTGCAATTAGGCATTGAATCACTGCAGGCGTTTTTACGCTCTGCCGGGGCGCTGGGTGTATGGGTTTATATCTTCCTGGAACGTATTTTGATTCCGACCGGGTTACACCACTTCGTCTATGGCCCGTTCATCTTTGGCCCGGCGGTGGTTGAAAGCGGTATTCAGGTTTACTGGGCGCAGCATTTACAGGAATTCAGCCAGAGCACCGAACCGCTGAAAGCACTGTTCCCGGAAGGTGGTTTCGCCCTGCACGGCAACTCGAAGGTCTTTGGCTCCGTTGGCATTGCGCTGGCGCTCTACTTCACCGCCGCGCCGGAAAACCGCGTCAAAGTCGCCGGTTTGCTGATTCCCGCCACGCTGACGGCGATGCTGGTGGGTATCACCGAACCGCTGGAGTTCACCTTCCTGTTTATCTCGCCGCTTCTGTTCGCCGTACACGCCGTACTGGCCGCGACGATGGCGACGGTGATGTACATGTGCGGGGTGGTGGGCAACTTCGGCGGTGGCCTTTTGGATCAGTTCCTGCCGCAAAACTGGATACCGATGTTCCACAACCACGCGTCGATGATGTTTATCCAGATTGGCGTTGGCGTGTGCTTTACCGCGCTCTACTTCGTCATCTTCCGCACCCTGATTCTGCGCTTCAACCTGAAAACGCCAGGTCGCGAAGAAAGTGAAATCAAACTCTACAGCAAAGCCGATTACCAGGCCGCACGCGGCAAAACCAGCGCCGCAGGCGCACCGGATACCAAACTGGGCCAGGCCGCCGGATTCCTGCAAGCGTTGGGCGGCGCGGCAAATATCGAAAGTATCAATAACTGCGCCACCCGACTGCGCATTGCCCTGAAAGACATGGCGCATACGCAAAGTGACGAAGTCTTTAAAGCGCTGGGCGCACACGGCGTCGTACGCCGTGGCAACGGAATTCAGGTGATTGTCGGCCTGCATGTTCCTCAGGTTCGCGACCAGCTTGAAACCCTAATGAAAGAATCTTTCCCGACCGAACAAACCACCATGACGGAGGCAGTATCATGA
- a CDS encoding GntR family transcriptional regulator, producing MIYKSIADKLRLRLNSSDYSVGSPLPAEKILAQEFGVARMTIRKAVDMLIAWGLVVRRHGSGTYVARKDVHHETTNLTGLAEVLRQQGKEVVSKVLVFEVMPAPPAIASQLRIQINERIYFSRRVRYVDGKPLMLEDSYMPVKLFRTLSLGHLEGSKFDYIEKECGITISGNYESLTPVLADRQLAQSMNVPEQTPLLRITSLSYSDSGEFLNYSVMFRNASEYQVDYHLRRVHTDNSPLTHSPE from the coding sequence GTGATCTACAAATCTATCGCTGACAAACTGCGTTTACGGCTCAACTCCTCCGATTACAGCGTGGGAAGCCCGCTTCCGGCCGAGAAGATTCTCGCTCAGGAATTTGGCGTTGCACGCATGACCATTCGCAAAGCGGTGGATATGCTGATTGCATGGGGGCTGGTCGTTCGCCGTCACGGCAGCGGGACCTACGTGGCGCGCAAAGATGTTCATCATGAGACCACCAACCTCACCGGGCTGGCGGAAGTGCTGCGCCAGCAAGGGAAAGAGGTGGTGAGCAAGGTCCTGGTGTTTGAAGTGATGCCTGCGCCGCCTGCCATTGCCAGCCAACTGCGCATCCAGATTAATGAGCGGATCTACTTTTCACGCCGCGTGCGGTATGTAGACGGGAAACCGTTAATGCTGGAAGACAGCTACATGCCGGTGAAACTGTTTCGTACGCTCTCACTGGGGCATCTGGAAGGGTCAAAGTTTGATTACATCGAGAAGGAGTGCGGAATAACCATCAGCGGTAACTATGAAAGCCTGACGCCCGTACTGGCGGACAGGCAGCTGGCGCAGTCGATGAATGTGCCGGAACAGACGCCGCTGCTGCGTATTACCTCTCTTTCCTACAGCGACAGCGGCGAGTTTCTCAATTATTCCGTGATGTTCCGTAATGCCAGTGAATATCAGGTGGACTACCATTTACGGCGCGTCCACACCGATAATAGCCCGTTAACCCATTCCCCAGAATAG